acgccaccgatccatttctccagagacgctgcctgacccgttgaattactgcagcattttgtgtctaagtcggataagtaattttatttctgtcttttacctcaaaaaatatttatttagaaATGTTAATACTTTGAAACCTTAAAACTGCTTGTGTGCCATGCACCTCCACATTTGTGGCAAGAGGTTAAAGGCAGGGCACAGCTTTGTGGCAAAgtcgagtcaagaatgtttaattgtcacatgtaccgacaatggaaattctcacttgctgcagcttaacatgcCTGTTAGAGCAGTAACACACATTGTATATAATAATTAAAAATACCATAACTTAATGACTGTAATATTAGGGAACCAAAGTCACAGTCCATAGAATATCACACTTGGTGATAGTGTTGTGCAATTTCACGagcggaacagtggtgcagcccagtggtatgaacatcgacttctccaattttagatagttcctctgtccctcccgtcccctcctccttcccagatctccccctatcttcctgtctccacctatatccttcctttgtcccgcccccctgacatcagtctgaagaagggtctcgacccgaaacgtcacccattccttctctcccgagatgctgcctgacctgctgagttactccagcattttgtgaataaatgcagcggtagagttgctgccttacagtgccagagacccggaacatgatgccaagataaactaatctcctctgcctgaacatgatcgatatccctccatgttctgcatatccacgtgtccatctaaaagcctcttaaacaccactattccaCCATCTCGCCTGTCAGTGCATTCcacacgcccaccaccctcttgcCCTGCACACGTATCCTTTGCACACCGCCACTCTCACTTTGAAGTTCTGCCCTCTACTCTTCGACATTTTCACCTTGGGGAAAAGTTGTTTAAATAGCACCGTTGCTTTGCCATATCCTTTCAGGTGGTGTGACCGAATCGGGCCGCAATGACTGAGGTGGAGCCTGTGCTGGATTTTGCCACGTCAGGGCGGACAGGACGAAGGAATGCTCTGCCCGACATCCTGGGCTCGCCAGCAGGGGTCAGTCCATCAGAACTTCCCATGAAACTGGCTGAGTTATCCATCAACGCAGGTACGAGCCGTCTTGGCAGCAGTCCTTGTGCATTTTGTTTTGCATGGGAATTTATGCGTCTGCCAacatcattctttcattcattcattgtttatacacagaaggctttggaggcaacATCAATGGATATCATTGAGGCAGagctggatagattcttgattcgtacgggtgtcaggagttatggggagaaggcaggagaatggggttgagagagagagagagagatagatcagccatattgaatggcggagtagacctgatgagaCGGatgtcctaattctgttcctacaacaTGAACAATTAGTTCAAAAGGTGAACagattatttcaaattaaaattgTATCATTTAAACAGAATAGACTCCTCACCAACACAGGATTTGACAGACTATATTTCAGAGCATAGCAACTGTACTTCTCATTTGAAGTGGTTTTCTCCacatattagtttaatttggagaaaacaggcccttcggcccactgtgtccgcgccaatcagcgatcaccccgtacactcgcactatcctacacaccagggacaatttttaccgaaaccaattaacctacaaacctgtacgtctttggagtgggggaggaaacccgcagaaaacccacgcggtcacagagagaacgtacaaactccttacagatagcaccaatagtcaggattgaacccaggtctctggcactgtaaggcagcaactctaccactgcaccaatgtgccaccctTCATTCACTTCCACACTAGTAAATTAATTTTATCAATAAAAAGTAAGCTCTTCATAATCTTGAGTTGCAGtgcagccaagtcaagtcaagtcaagtcaattttatttgtatagcacatttaaaaacaacccacgttgaccaaagtgctgtacatctgattaggtactaaggaaaaaaatgaaacatacagtagcacacaaacataacagcacatacaaaacagttcacagcgcctcctcaatgggcctcaaacgctagggagtagaaataggttttgagcctggacttaaaggagtcgatggagggggcagttctgatggggagagggatgctgttccacagtttaggagctgcaaccgcaaaagcgcggtcacccctgagcttaagcctagaccgcgggatagtgagtagccccaagtcggccgacctgagggacctggagttagagaggtgggttagaagatttttgatgtagggggaacgtccatttagggctttatatgtgaataggaggagcttgaagttgattctgtaccatacagggagccagtggagagaggccagaatcggcgtgatgtggtcccttttacgggtacctgtcaggagtctcgctgcggcgttttggaccagttgcaggcgggacagggaagattggctgatcccagtgtatagggagttgcagtagtctaggcgggaggaaatgaaagcgtgaatgattttttcagtgtcgtcgaattggaggaaagatttgattttagctatggtacgaagttggaagaagctggcttttaccacagcgttgacttgcttgtcaaattttaatgcagagtcaaatatcatgctgaggtttttgacatgcggtttgactagccAAGTGATTTTAAGATGATATTACTACTGTTAGTTCCACTTTTTCCCTCCATGTTTCCTGACACTTCACTATTGTGTAGTTTAACGTACAATAGATGTACACTGCTCTATTTGTCATAATACATAAGCTCGGAAAGGTATGTTGCCAAGTCTTTTCTATACTCAACAAATTCTCACCTGTATTATGTTTCAGGCTATTTAGTTTCCTGATTCTGCTTTTACATTTGGTGAGGTAATTTCCCTCAACATGTTTGGCTAATGCCAGCAGCAACAAA
The Rhinoraja longicauda isolate Sanriku21f chromosome 27, sRhiLon1.1, whole genome shotgun sequence DNA segment above includes these coding regions:
- the LOC144606726 gene encoding cAMP-dependent protein kinase inhibitor alpha-like isoform X1, producing the protein MTEVEPVLDFATSGRTGRRNALPDILGSPAGVSPSELPMKLAELSINAEGSEGTPTPSTEVPPESTESPELKDAS
- the LOC144606726 gene encoding cAMP-dependent protein kinase inhibitor alpha-like isoform X2 — translated: MTEVEPVLDFATSGRTGRRNALPDILGSPAGVSPSELPMKLAELSINAGSEGTPTPSTEVPPESTESPELKDAS